Proteins encoded in a region of the Sphingomonas jaspsi DSM 18422 genome:
- the trxA gene encoding thioredoxin TrxA, whose translation MGQNTKAVTDQSFQDDVLNSDKPVLVDFWAEWCGPCRMIAPALEEIAADLGEKVTIAKINIDENPETPGKYGVRGIPTMLLFKGGEAVAQKVGAAPRGQIQQWLEAQI comes from the coding sequence ATGGGCCAGAACACCAAAGCCGTTACCGACCAGAGCTTTCAGGACGATGTCCTCAACAGCGACAAGCCCGTCCTGGTCGATTTCTGGGCGGAATGGTGCGGCCCGTGCCGGATGATCGCCCCCGCGCTTGAAGAAATTGCGGCCGACCTTGGCGAAAAGGTCACAATCGCCAAGATCAACATCGACGAGAATCCTGAAACGCCGGGCAAATATGGGGTTCGCGGTATCCCGACCATGCTGCTGTTCAAGGGCGGCGAAGCCGTCGCGCAGAAAGTCGGCGCCGCCCCGCGCGGTCAGATCCAGCAATGGTTGGAAGCGCAGATCTAG
- the addA gene encoding double-strand break repair helicase AddA gives MSRRLKPFHQLEGAQEAASDPTVHAALSASAGTGKTHVLTSRVLRLLLRGTPPSTILCLTFTRAGAAEMANRIGERLAYWVRLPDADLKKELFALVEDDSSPAVQRARRLFARVLEAPGGGIRIQTIHSFAQTLLASFPAEAGVTPGCRPIEGRAEAELARRTLARLLADAEAQGDEGLTRDVSALSLRLGEEGAERYLMAAARAHEAMAELGPRDGIEALLLDHLGLPAGGADEFAAVQLSDHVIDRSLFERLIAANKAWGTQKGFGIADRLSQFLSVSAGNREALLTKLHTDIVTAKGTLCQIKPKQTAADCDYADLAADFAEWLEKVRMILGASRFAALQAAGLRAGQAFAAAYDRAKRAMGVADFDDLIRWTRRLFDQPGMGDWVRYKLDQRTDHILVDEAQDTNADQWAIVDALAGEFFSGNPEAEERWRTIFMVGDYKQAIYGFQGTNPKEYERFKGVISGRAEELVEAADAVEARTREFRDLSIDASFRSSPAILEAVDALIDEVGHQAMGLAAPPNRHQPFHAHRPGRVEWWPAYDPALDEKLRDAAGDEGEEGSIDEPTRLYADAIARQVRAWLDAAPTLASTKRPLSAGDILILVRSRTELASLIVARLYAQGVPVAGIDRLHLHKPLAVKDLMAAVGFAVQPLDDLNLANVLVSPLIGWDQQTLYDLAFEREGNLWSALQRRRDERREFAEAHAILGEWLAQADYVTPARYLENILSGSLDGRRKLLRRLGEAARDPIEELVASALAFEREETPSLDRFIAWFGQGDVEVKRDPSAPADAVRVMTVHGAKGLEAPLVILADATHDPDKVGGTSSIMDLDVGEGRSVPLLRPRKDECAPLLRQALDAQRQVDAEEHWRLAYVGLTRAAERLVIAGVKPRRDVPEGSWHRKAAQALERLGASPQEVAGWGQALVWEGRAGITARSGRPRTSVEPIAVPDWLRTPAPIEARPPRPLAPSQIVADLDVMPPPTPAMREAARRGTLLHILFERLPAVAEGQRHEAALRWLERQGVDDAAARQSMADAVCAILSDPRYAALFGSGSLGEAPLAATLPDGRVIAGTVDRLCIGEDSVRVIDFKTGRQVPGSLDEVSPSHRLQIETYVEALRVIFPGRRIEAALLYTAGPSLMSIPT, from the coding sequence ATGAGCCGTCGCCTGAAACCCTTTCACCAGCTTGAAGGCGCGCAGGAGGCTGCGTCCGACCCGACGGTGCATGCCGCCCTGTCGGCTTCGGCGGGCACCGGAAAGACCCATGTCCTGACCTCGCGCGTCCTTCGCCTGCTGCTGCGCGGGACGCCGCCATCGACCATCCTCTGTCTGACCTTCACCAGGGCCGGCGCGGCCGAAATGGCCAACCGCATCGGGGAGCGGCTGGCCTACTGGGTGCGCCTGCCCGACGCCGATCTGAAAAAGGAATTGTTCGCGCTGGTCGAGGACGACAGTTCGCCCGCCGTGCAGCGCGCCCGTCGCCTGTTCGCCCGCGTGCTGGAGGCGCCGGGGGGTGGCATCCGGATCCAGACCATTCATAGCTTCGCCCAGACGCTGCTGGCCAGTTTCCCGGCCGAAGCGGGCGTGACGCCCGGATGCCGCCCGATCGAGGGACGTGCGGAGGCCGAACTGGCCCGGCGAACGCTGGCACGGCTTCTGGCTGACGCCGAAGCGCAGGGCGACGAAGGCCTGACGCGCGACGTTTCGGCGCTCAGCCTCCGGCTCGGCGAAGAAGGGGCGGAACGCTATCTGATGGCTGCGGCCAGGGCACATGAGGCAATGGCGGAACTGGGGCCGCGGGACGGCATCGAGGCGCTGCTCCTCGACCATCTCGGGCTGCCTGCGGGCGGCGCGGACGAATTCGCCGCCGTGCAATTGTCCGATCATGTAATTGATCGTTCTCTGTTCGAACGTCTGATCGCGGCGAACAAGGCGTGGGGGACGCAGAAGGGCTTCGGAATCGCCGACCGTCTGTCGCAATTTCTTTCCGTTTCAGCTGGCAATCGAGAAGCGCTTCTCACCAAACTGCATACCGATATCGTGACGGCCAAGGGAACGCTTTGCCAGATCAAGCCTAAGCAGACCGCGGCCGACTGCGACTATGCCGATCTGGCCGCCGACTTTGCCGAATGGCTCGAAAAGGTTCGGATGATTTTGGGCGCCAGCCGTTTTGCGGCGCTGCAGGCCGCCGGCCTGCGGGCGGGACAAGCCTTTGCCGCCGCCTACGACCGGGCGAAGCGGGCGATGGGGGTGGCGGACTTCGACGACCTCATCCGCTGGACGCGCCGGCTGTTCGACCAGCCGGGCATGGGCGATTGGGTCCGCTACAAGCTGGACCAGCGCACCGACCACATCCTCGTCGACGAGGCGCAGGACACCAATGCCGATCAATGGGCCATCGTCGACGCGCTTGCTGGCGAATTCTTCAGCGGCAATCCGGAGGCGGAGGAGCGTTGGCGCACGATTTTCATGGTCGGCGACTACAAGCAAGCGATCTATGGATTCCAGGGGACCAATCCAAAGGAATATGAACGATTTAAGGGCGTAATCTCAGGTCGCGCCGAAGAGTTGGTCGAGGCGGCCGACGCCGTCGAGGCACGCACAAGGGAATTCCGTGACCTGTCGATCGATGCCAGTTTCCGATCGTCGCCTGCGATCCTGGAAGCGGTCGATGCGCTGATCGATGAAGTCGGGCACCAGGCCATGGGCCTTGCGGCTCCGCCCAACCGCCATCAGCCGTTTCATGCACATCGACCAGGTCGGGTCGAATGGTGGCCGGCCTATGATCCGGCGCTGGATGAAAAGCTGCGAGACGCGGCTGGCGATGAAGGGGAAGAGGGTTCGATCGACGAACCCACTCGCCTCTATGCCGACGCGATCGCCAGGCAGGTGCGGGCGTGGCTCGACGCCGCGCCAACGCTCGCCAGCACCAAGCGCCCGTTAAGTGCCGGCGACATCCTGATCCTCGTGCGTAGCCGCACCGAACTCGCATCGCTGATCGTCGCGCGGCTATATGCGCAGGGGGTGCCGGTGGCGGGCATCGACCGCCTCCACCTCCATAAGCCGCTGGCGGTCAAGGACCTGATGGCCGCGGTCGGTTTTGCCGTACAACCGCTCGACGACCTCAACCTTGCCAATGTGCTGGTCTCGCCGCTGATCGGTTGGGACCAGCAGACGCTTTACGACCTTGCTTTCGAGCGTGAGGGCAATTTGTGGAGCGCGCTCCAGCGACGCCGCGACGAGCGGCGCGAATTTGCCGAAGCCCACGCCATCTTAGGCGAATGGCTGGCGCAGGCGGATTATGTGACGCCGGCCCGCTACCTGGAGAATATCCTTTCGGGCTCGCTCGACGGGCGGCGCAAGTTGCTGCGACGACTGGGAGAGGCGGCGCGCGACCCGATCGAAGAACTGGTCGCCAGCGCGCTCGCCTTCGAACGCGAAGAAACGCCGTCGCTCGACCGCTTCATCGCCTGGTTCGGGCAAGGCGACGTCGAAGTGAAGCGCGACCCCAGCGCGCCCGCCGACGCGGTTCGCGTCATGACCGTCCACGGCGCGAAGGGGCTGGAAGCACCGCTAGTCATCCTTGCCGACGCAACCCACGATCCGGACAAGGTTGGCGGCACCTCGTCGATCATGGACCTCGATGTCGGCGAAGGCCGTTCGGTGCCGCTGCTGCGACCGCGCAAGGACGAATGCGCGCCGTTGTTGCGACAGGCACTCGATGCCCAGAGACAGGTCGACGCCGAAGAACATTGGCGGCTGGCCTACGTCGGCCTCACCCGCGCCGCGGAGCGGTTGGTCATTGCCGGCGTGAAGCCCAGGCGCGACGTCCCGGAAGGCAGCTGGCACCGTAAAGCGGCGCAGGCACTGGAACGGCTTGGGGCGAGCCCGCAGGAAGTGGCGGGCTGGGGACAGGCGCTCGTATGGGAGGGCAGGGCCGGCATTACCGCACGATCGGGACGCCCGCGGACGTCGGTCGAACCGATTGCCGTGCCCGATTGGCTTCGCACCCCGGCGCCTATCGAGGCGCGCCCGCCACGCCCGTTGGCGCCGTCGCAAATCGTCGCCGACCTTGACGTCATGCCGCCACCGACCCCCGCGATGCGAGAAGCGGCACGCCGGGGAACGTTGCTGCACATCTTGTTCGAACGGTTGCCGGCCGTGGCGGAGGGCCAACGGCATGAGGCCGCGCTGCGCTGGCTGGAGCGCCAAGGGGTCGACGACGCCGCGGCGCGCCAATCCATGGCAGACGCGGTTTGCGCTATCCTCTCCGATCCTCGCTATGCCGCACTGTTCGGGTCGGGATCGCTAGGGGAAGCGCCGCTCGCCGCAACCTTGCCCGATGGGCGGGTGATTGCCGGCACAGTCGATCGGCTGTGCATTGGCGAAGACAGCGTGCGGGTGATCGATTTCAAGACCGGACGGCAGGTACCGGGATCGCTGGATGAGGTGTCGCCGTCGCATCGCCTGCAGATTGAAACCTATGTCGAAGCTTTGCGGGTCATTTTTCCCGGCCGGCGTATCGAGGCGGCGTTGCTTTACACTGCGGGACCGTCCCTGATGTCGATCCCGACTTGA
- the secA gene encoding preprotein translocase subunit SecA, giving the protein MLATLAKSIFGSANDRYVAKLRRIVETINGYEPTISAMTDEELRGQTDIFRNRLADGASLDDILPEAFATVREAAKRTLGQRHYDVQMIGGIALHRGEIAEMRTGEGKTLVATLATYLNALPGKGVHVVTVNDYLAKRDAEWMGQVYRFLGLTTGVIVPNLQEHERRDAYNADITYATNNELGFDYLRDNMKYSREQMVQRPFNYAIVDEVDSILIDEARTPLIISGPTDDKSELYMGVDAIVKQFVESDYDKDEKQRSVVLTEEGTEKAERMLEAAGLIEGRNLYDITNTQVVHHLNQALKANVMFKKDIDYIVKDGKVVIIDEFTGRMMDGRRWSDGLHQAVEAKEGVQIEPENQTLASITFQNYFRMYPKLSGMTGTALTEAPEFFDIYRMNVVSIPTHVPVKRIDEDDEFYKNINDKFAAIAKEIKHRQDIGQPVLVGTVSIEKSEMLAEFLEKEGIKHSVLNARFHESEAHIVAQAGRLGAVTIATNMAGRGTDIKLGGNLEFLVEDELGDMPEGPERDAAIERIKAQIEAEKQKVLEAGGLFVLGTERHESRRIDNQLRGRSGRQGDPGLSRFYLSLDDDLLRIFGPQTAFARLMNKNLEDGEAIVSPWISKAIETAQKKVEARNYDIRKQVVEFDDVMNDQRKVIYEQRAEIMDSDHVSDVVEDFRAETIVGLVAAFCPPGTYPEQWDVAGFKEAVDDVLDLQPPIDEWLQEEAVEQDILVERLQALADESFNAKLEGVDPERWIQVEKSILLQNLDHHWKEHLATLDALRQVIHLRSYAQKKPIDEYKQEAFALFERLLVAIREDVTKTLMRVRIQIEEPPMMAASDFALPDFITQHIDPLSGDDNSADIDAATGRVMSSLPPMQIARPDMPTGDDGQAVPAPESRNALCPCGSGRKYKHCHGQAA; this is encoded by the coding sequence ATGCTCGCCACTCTGGCCAAAAGCATCTTCGGTTCGGCCAACGATCGCTACGTCGCCAAGCTTCGCCGTATCGTTGAGACCATCAATGGATATGAGCCGACCATTTCGGCCATGACCGACGAGGAGCTGCGCGGGCAGACCGATATTTTCCGCAATCGACTGGCCGACGGTGCGAGCCTCGACGACATCCTTCCCGAAGCGTTCGCCACGGTGCGCGAAGCGGCCAAGCGGACGCTGGGCCAGCGCCACTATGACGTGCAGATGATTGGCGGCATCGCGCTCCACCGCGGCGAAATCGCCGAAATGCGCACCGGTGAAGGCAAGACGCTGGTCGCCACGCTCGCAACCTACCTCAACGCGCTGCCCGGAAAGGGCGTCCACGTCGTCACCGTCAACGACTACCTTGCCAAGCGCGACGCCGAATGGATGGGCCAGGTCTATCGCTTCCTCGGCCTGACGACCGGCGTGATCGTCCCGAACCTGCAGGAACATGAGCGGCGCGACGCGTACAACGCCGACATCACCTACGCCACCAATAACGAACTCGGCTTCGACTACCTCCGCGACAATATGAAGTATTCGCGCGAGCAGATGGTCCAGCGGCCGTTCAACTATGCCATCGTCGACGAAGTGGACTCGATCCTCATCGACGAAGCGCGCACGCCGCTGATCATTTCGGGCCCGACCGACGACAAGTCGGAGCTCTACATGGGCGTTGACGCGATCGTGAAGCAGTTTGTGGAAAGCGATTACGACAAGGACGAAAAGCAGCGCAGCGTCGTCCTGACCGAAGAAGGCACCGAAAAGGCCGAGCGCATGCTCGAGGCTGCCGGCCTGATCGAAGGGCGCAACCTTTACGACATCACCAATACGCAGGTGGTCCACCACCTCAACCAGGCCCTCAAGGCCAATGTGATGTTCAAGAAGGACATCGATTACATCGTCAAGGACGGCAAGGTCGTCATCATCGACGAGTTCACCGGCCGCATGATGGACGGCCGCCGCTGGTCGGACGGCCTGCACCAGGCGGTGGAAGCGAAGGAAGGCGTGCAGATCGAGCCGGAGAACCAGACCCTCGCCTCGATCACCTTCCAGAATTATTTCCGCATGTATCCGAAGCTGTCGGGCATGACCGGCACCGCGCTGACTGAGGCGCCCGAATTCTTCGACATCTATCGCATGAACGTCGTGTCCATTCCGACCCACGTGCCAGTCAAGCGGATCGACGAAGACGACGAATTCTACAAGAATATCAATGACAAGTTCGCGGCTATTGCGAAAGAAATCAAGCATCGGCAGGACATCGGCCAGCCGGTGCTGGTCGGTACGGTCAGCATCGAAAAGTCGGAAATGCTCGCCGAATTCCTCGAGAAGGAAGGCATCAAGCACAGCGTCCTCAACGCCCGCTTCCACGAAAGCGAAGCGCATATCGTGGCGCAGGCCGGCCGGCTCGGCGCGGTGACCATCGCCACCAACATGGCGGGTCGCGGCACCGACATCAAACTCGGCGGCAACCTTGAATTCTTGGTCGAGGACGAACTCGGCGATATGCCCGAAGGGCCGGAACGCGACGCGGCGATCGAACGCATCAAGGCGCAGATCGAGGCGGAAAAGCAAAAGGTGCTTGAGGCCGGCGGCCTGTTCGTGCTCGGAACCGAACGCCACGAAAGCCGCCGCATCGACAACCAGCTGCGTGGCCGTTCGGGTCGTCAGGGCGACCCCGGCCTTTCGCGTTTCTACCTCAGCCTCGACGACGATCTGCTGCGCATCTTCGGCCCGCAGACCGCTTTCGCGCGCCTGATGAACAAGAATCTCGAGGACGGCGAAGCAATCGTCTCCCCGTGGATTTCGAAGGCGATCGAAACCGCGCAGAAGAAGGTCGAAGCGCGCAACTACGACATCCGCAAGCAGGTCGTCGAATTCGACGACGTGATGAACGACCAGCGCAAGGTGATCTACGAACAGCGCGCCGAAATCATGGACAGCGACCATGTCTCGGACGTGGTCGAGGATTTCCGCGCCGAAACCATCGTCGGCCTCGTCGCTGCCTTCTGCCCGCCGGGCACCTATCCCGAACAGTGGGACGTCGCCGGCTTCAAGGAAGCGGTGGATGACGTCCTCGACCTTCAGCCGCCGATCGACGAGTGGCTGCAGGAAGAGGCGGTCGAACAGGACATTCTCGTCGAACGCTTGCAGGCGCTGGCGGACGAAAGCTTCAATGCGAAGCTTGAGGGCGTCGATCCGGAACGCTGGATCCAAGTCGAAAAGTCGATCCTGCTGCAGAACCTCGACCATCACTGGAAAGAGCATCTGGCGACGCTCGACGCACTGCGCCAGGTCATCCACCTGCGCAGCTACGCGCAGAAGAAGCCGATCGACGAATATAAGCAGGAAGCCTTCGCCCTGTTCGAACGCTTGCTGGTCGCGATCCGCGAGGACGTCACCAAGACGCTGATGCGCGTCCGTATCCAGATCGAAGAGCCGCCAATGATGGCAGCCAGCGACTTTGCGCTGCCCGATTTCATTACCCAGCACATCGACCCCTTGTCGGGCGACGACAACAGCGCGGACATCGACGCCGCTACCGGCCGCGTCATGTCGAGCCTGCCGCCGATGCAGATCGCGCGACCGGATATGCCGACCGGCGACGACGGACAGGCGGTGCCGGCGCCGGAGAGCCGCAACGCGCTGTGCCCCTGCGGTTCGGGCCGTAAGTACAAGCATTGTCACGGGCAGGCCGCCTAA